In one Gimesia sp. genomic region, the following are encoded:
- a CDS encoding tetratricopeptide repeat protein, with amino-acid sequence MNARQSKPQNLNENSMSDLIKYNSVPDRTVPIVAGLFIACLAGWWAQSIRNSGGLSLPYARADITIVNFLCMLPLAIVVTEWMQGVLKYHSPGLFKIVNLIVLTGTAGILVFLFSSSHVSVALSEYDAWESFILRPVIAFWLILSLILLAGRFFRTEVPQGSVRAGKLVWSTVCLTALLVPVFYIQSRVDEMVQQVDEYLGSGRLGDARQVVREVCILSPWGKIGGQPADDVARDLDHDCFGVERSLAYMNQQTSHNEESTYHRARLLAILGEDQAAIDLLLPWYDKSTVSPLTSQLLGNLYQQQHHWAESQQAYRRALQAWQKLPASEQQQAGIVAAWKGIAFAERKRGNYEAAETAYLSALSLAPTADQHFLLAQYYEDTQQTAKAREYAHQAMALDATRYGQSGQKLITSLQQQHFGCLQVWRNGEF; translated from the coding sequence ATGAATGCACGTCAGTCCAAGCCACAGAATCTGAATGAGAATTCCATGTCTGATCTGATCAAATATAACTCCGTTCCCGACAGAACTGTTCCGATAGTCGCAGGGCTGTTTATTGCCTGTCTGGCAGGTTGGTGGGCACAGAGCATCCGCAACTCAGGTGGACTGAGCCTGCCTTATGCACGGGCCGACATCACGATTGTCAACTTTCTCTGTATGCTGCCACTGGCGATTGTGGTGACAGAGTGGATGCAGGGCGTACTCAAATACCACAGTCCGGGGCTCTTTAAGATTGTGAACCTGATCGTGCTGACCGGGACCGCCGGGATTCTCGTTTTTCTCTTCAGCAGCAGCCATGTCAGCGTAGCGCTTAGTGAATACGATGCCTGGGAATCATTTATTCTGAGGCCCGTGATCGCATTCTGGCTGATTCTGTCGTTGATCCTGCTGGCAGGCAGGTTCTTCCGGACGGAAGTCCCGCAAGGTTCCGTGCGGGCGGGCAAACTCGTGTGGAGCACGGTCTGTTTGACGGCATTGTTGGTTCCCGTGTTTTATATTCAGTCCCGCGTGGATGAAATGGTGCAACAGGTAGACGAATATCTGGGCAGCGGTCGACTGGGTGATGCCCGGCAGGTTGTACGCGAGGTCTGCATTCTTTCTCCCTGGGGCAAGATTGGAGGACAGCCTGCTGACGATGTAGCACGCGACCTGGATCATGACTGCTTTGGTGTAGAGCGTAGCCTGGCATACATGAACCAGCAGACATCCCACAATGAAGAGTCGACCTACCATCGTGCCCGGTTGCTGGCCATCCTCGGGGAGGATCAGGCAGCCATTGATCTACTGTTACCCTGGTATGACAAATCCACGGTCAGCCCGCTGACCAGCCAGTTGCTCGGCAACCTCTATCAGCAGCAGCATCATTGGGCCGAAAGTCAGCAGGCATATCGCCGGGCATTACAGGCGTGGCAAAAGTTACCAGCTTCCGAACAGCAGCAGGCAGGCATCGTAGCCGCCTGGAAAGGGATTGCATTTGCTGAACGAAAACGAGGGAACTATGAAGCAGCAGAAACTGCGTATCTATCGGCGTTGTCGCTGGCTCCCACAGCGGACCAGCACTTTCTTCTCGCGCAATATTACGAAGATACGCAACAGACAGCGAAAGCACGAGAATACGCTCATCAGGCGATGGCACTTGATGCGACTCGCTACGGGCAGTCTGGGCAGAAACTGATTACCTCGTTGCAGCAGCAACACTTTGGCTGTCTGCAGGTCTGGCGGAATGGAGAGTTTTAA
- a CDS encoding DUF1559 domain-containing protein, giving the protein MQLQQSQKQSSQHCRRGFTLIELLVVIAIIAILIALLLPAVQQAREAARRSQCKNNLKQYGLALHNHLDTHGAFPPGYVCFDESGNRWQTGGWQNGQNEFGFHWLVMLLPYMEQPGLWDQITTCADDRKGTTHNPWDHCEALAPAHVGRERLPSFSHCPSTPKDRTQFSDGSYGLEALAKGNSYAASWGSGNMLSWESRSTKGAFGCFFTDQNNVNSSGDFFQHGTGMTDSDFKDGMSNTVAVSEVLGAEGSSTDIRGVWLSPAMGATIFSAFNNPNARVNDIIAACDTSISVTGSPHMNCTEDRSTPDVYAAARSYHTGGVNALMADGAVRFVSDNVDNANIWRPLNTLRNGETIGDF; this is encoded by the coding sequence ATGCAACTTCAACAATCGCAGAAACAGTCGAGTCAGCACTGTCGTCGCGGTTTCACCCTCATCGAACTGCTGGTGGTGATTGCGATCATTGCCATCCTGATTGCTCTGTTGCTCCCAGCGGTACAGCAGGCACGTGAGGCAGCCCGGCGGTCTCAGTGCAAAAATAACCTGAAGCAGTATGGACTGGCGTTGCACAATCACCTGGATACCCACGGTGCCTTTCCACCAGGTTATGTCTGTTTTGACGAATCTGGAAATCGCTGGCAGACGGGGGGGTGGCAGAACGGTCAAAACGAATTCGGATTTCACTGGCTGGTCATGCTGCTGCCTTACATGGAGCAACCCGGTTTGTGGGATCAGATTACCACTTGTGCGGATGACCGAAAAGGAACCACACATAATCCCTGGGATCACTGTGAAGCGCTCGCTCCAGCACATGTGGGACGGGAGCGTTTGCCTTCGTTTAGTCACTGTCCTTCAACGCCCAAGGACAGAACACAATTCAGTGATGGAAGTTATGGACTCGAAGCCTTGGCCAAGGGAAACAGTTATGCTGCCAGTTGGGGTAGCGGAAATATGCTTTCCTGGGAAAGCCGCAGTACAAAAGGGGCATTCGGATGTTTCTTCACAGATCAAAATAATGTGAACAGTTCGGGTGACTTCTTTCAGCATGGTACTGGTATGACTGACAGTGATTTCAAGGATGGTATGAGTAATACCGTCGCTGTCAGTGAGGTCCTGGGGGCGGAAGGATCCAGCACTGATATTCGTGGTGTCTGGCTTTCACCTGCCATGGGGGCCACGATATTTTCAGCCTTTAATAATCCCAACGCACGTGTAAATGATATCATCGCTGCTTGTGATACGAGCATTTCCGTTACAGGAAGTCCTCATATGAATTGTACTGAGGATCGGTCGACACCTGATGTTTATGCTGCTGCTCGAAGCTATCATACTGGTGGTGTGAACGCTTTGATGGCGGATGGAGCAGTGCGATTCGTCAGCGACAATGTTGACAATGCCAATATCTGGCGACCATTGAATACACTTCGCAATGGTGAAACGATTGGTGATTTTTAA
- a CDS encoding multiheme c-type cytochrome: MLMLFPGCSDSGQPGKQASRRTSQVDSQEEDQPVSLPPAESWQRFIATNFAGDQACAKCHRKEYDAHQRSGHSHTAIKMAESPLAKRLAEIGSYQDSRRDQKWSFELDQGKFLVKDETHPTMPALAVTWLLGSGAHAQTAIAVEARRRQGVELRWSWLASQNGPGLTPDHEQYDQFNRNSIECFGRPMNAADVLACLGCHMTVGPPPGAPLRTEFFLPNVGCERCHGPRQKHVELAQQGRGNEIKPLINYRNAEEYIAACAECHRDASDLTGQEQPHELVRFQPYGLKQSACYLKSEGKLSCANCHDPHDATSHDRALYRKQCQSCHQATESSICPIQPQGDCIECHMPAVEWTAGIKFHDHWIRKPENRSQAE; encoded by the coding sequence ATGCTGATGCTGTTCCCGGGCTGTTCTGACAGTGGTCAGCCCGGGAAGCAGGCATCCAGACGCACATCACAGGTAGATTCTCAAGAAGAAGACCAACCGGTTAGCCTGCCTCCAGCAGAGTCCTGGCAGCGTTTTATTGCTACCAACTTCGCCGGCGATCAGGCGTGTGCGAAATGCCATCGTAAAGAGTATGACGCGCATCAGCGTTCCGGTCATTCTCATACTGCGATCAAGATGGCAGAGAGTCCTCTGGCGAAACGTCTGGCGGAGATCGGTTCTTATCAGGATTCCCGTCGTGATCAGAAGTGGTCCTTCGAGCTGGATCAGGGAAAATTTCTGGTTAAAGATGAGACCCATCCCACCATGCCTGCACTGGCAGTGACCTGGCTGTTAGGCTCGGGGGCGCATGCTCAGACCGCGATTGCCGTTGAAGCACGCCGCAGACAGGGAGTGGAACTCCGCTGGTCCTGGCTGGCCAGTCAAAACGGACCGGGACTGACTCCGGATCACGAACAGTACGATCAATTCAATCGCAACAGTATCGAATGTTTTGGACGTCCGATGAATGCGGCCGACGTACTGGCCTGCCTGGGATGCCATATGACAGTGGGGCCTCCGCCCGGAGCACCGCTGAGAACTGAGTTTTTTTTACCCAATGTCGGGTGTGAACGCTGTCATGGACCGCGGCAGAAGCATGTCGAACTGGCGCAGCAGGGACGGGGAAATGAAATCAAACCGCTGATCAATTACCGCAACGCGGAAGAGTACATCGCAGCTTGCGCAGAGTGTCATCGCGATGCCAGCGATCTGACCGGGCAGGAGCAGCCGCATGAACTGGTACGGTTCCAGCCTTACGGTCTGAAGCAGAGTGCCTGTTATCTGAAATCTGAAGGCAAACTGTCGTGCGCAAATTGTCATGATCCACACGATGCGACATCACATGATCGGGCGTTGTACCGCAAACAGTGTCAGTCCTGTCACCAGGCAACAGAGTCCAGCATCTGCCCGATCCAGCCCCAGGGAGATTGTATCGAGTGCCACATGCCGGCAGTCGAATGGACCGCTGGCATTAAGTTCCATGATCACTGGATTCGGAAGCCGGAAAATCGCTCCCAGGCTGAATAA
- a CDS encoding magnesium chelatase: MSRPTNLAELRESGWKSKTVKREIYDNLMQVLQQGEELFPGIVGYDDTVIPDIVLALLSEHDMLFLGEKGQAKSRIMRQLVRFLDPEIPYLDLPESPVHDDPYQPITSIGRKFLANTPDHDVPIAWWSREDRYAERLAPGTKFADVIGEIDPAKLAHGESMSAESALHFGLIPRMHRGIFAMNELPELDELVQVGLFNILEERDVQIRGYPIRFDLDMLILFSSNPSTFNRSGKVIPQLKDRIGSVVHTHYPRERSLGIEIMEQEANVDLEGDVPVVVPYFMREIIEQISVAARASKYVDHDSGVSARFSIANYRMMIASARRRGAVLNEKPAVPRISDLGHLYSSSLGKLELDLMGANQMSERQVLDSIIAQAIQDVFQEYIVEHGLAEISEIFSQGIKIEVGDMLPSSQYAERLKRVPPIWDKAFEVNASGDEAVRASCIEFILAGLYANSKISRSQDHGRITYET; the protein is encoded by the coding sequence ATGAGTCGTCCCACCAATCTGGCGGAACTCCGCGAAAGCGGCTGGAAAAGTAAAACAGTAAAACGAGAAATATACGACAACCTGATGCAGGTCCTGCAACAGGGGGAGGAACTGTTCCCCGGCATTGTCGGCTATGATGATACTGTCATCCCCGACATCGTTCTGGCCCTGCTCTCTGAGCATGACATGCTCTTTCTGGGTGAAAAGGGTCAGGCTAAAAGCCGCATCATGCGACAACTGGTCCGGTTTCTGGACCCTGAGATCCCCTATCTCGATCTGCCTGAGTCGCCTGTGCACGACGATCCTTATCAACCCATCACCAGTATCGGACGTAAATTTCTGGCGAATACCCCGGATCACGATGTGCCCATTGCCTGGTGGTCGCGTGAAGACCGCTATGCAGAACGTCTGGCCCCCGGTACCAAGTTTGCTGACGTGATCGGCGAAATTGATCCCGCTAAACTGGCACATGGAGAAAGCATGTCTGCAGAAAGTGCACTGCACTTCGGCCTGATCCCCCGCATGCACCGGGGCATTTTTGCCATGAACGAACTACCTGAACTCGATGAACTGGTCCAGGTCGGCCTGTTTAACATCCTCGAAGAACGGGATGTGCAGATCCGCGGCTATCCCATTCGCTTCGACCTCGACATGCTGATTCTGTTCTCATCTAACCCCTCGACCTTCAACCGCAGTGGGAAAGTCATACCCCAGTTGAAGGACCGTATCGGCTCGGTTGTTCATACTCATTATCCCCGGGAACGCAGCCTGGGAATTGAAATCATGGAACAGGAAGCCAATGTCGATCTGGAGGGAGATGTCCCCGTGGTCGTTCCCTACTTCATGCGTGAAATTATCGAACAGATCTCCGTCGCTGCCCGCGCCTCAAAATATGTCGACCACGATTCCGGCGTGAGTGCACGCTTCAGTATTGCCAACTATCGGATGATGATCGCTTCCGCCCGCCGCCGGGGTGCGGTGCTCAATGAAAAGCCGGCTGTACCCCGCATCAGCGATCTGGGCCACCTCTACTCATCCTCACTGGGGAAACTGGAACTCGACCTGATGGGCGCCAACCAGATGTCGGAGCGTCAGGTGCTCGATTCCATCATTGCCCAGGCCATCCAGGATGTCTTTCAGGAATACATCGTCGAACATGGCCTCGCGGAGATCAGTGAGATCTTTTCCCAGGGAATTAAAATCGAAGTGGGTGACATGCTTCCCTCTTCCCAGTACGCAGAACGTCTGAAACGCGTTCCCCCGATCTGGGACAAAGCGTTTGAGGTCAATGCCTCGGGAGATGAAGCCGTCCGCGCGTCCTGCATTGAGTTTATTCTCGCAGGACTCTACGCCAACAGTAAAATTTCGCGTTCGCAGGATCATGGCCGCATCACTTATGAGACCTGA
- a CDS encoding PAS domain S-box protein: MSAGAALQPQGSPILLVEPDPSSRDSLLQILAEDGYPVDIAETVAQLFDRKRWSDYFLIILEHDLPDGSIEEVLPRLKQLAPSAELLVITSRTRIENMILAFRTGVADYFVKPIDPDLFRSSIKRILQSQSVSSELLQTQAELKAIVETAIEAVITINRSGLIQSFNPAAEKMFGYQAHEIINQNVSVLTPDAIRAVHDRYLTRYLETGQASIIGSRRELMARRRDGSLFPIEISVTDLPQFGLFAGIIGDISERKQAEQKQADLTRAVAVAAQQERRQLADILHDHLQQVLVGVRIHLDIAKNDTTDEFIRQTLTRADELLNQGIEITRSLTAELNPVVLHEEGLVTALEWLSHNMQERYNLNVILDLDRQAEPQQDTIKVALYECIRELLFNVVKHSETTEARVCMSLLPENKIEIVVSDQGVGFDTEQLDHQISDASGIGLSNIEFRLSLINGKFRLESTRGQGTVARIIASLTPIENAALSGES, translated from the coding sequence ATGTCAGCAGGAGCCGCTCTCCAGCCCCAGGGATCGCCGATTCTGCTGGTCGAACCCGATCCCTCATCCCGCGACAGTCTGCTGCAGATTCTTGCAGAAGACGGTTATCCGGTTGATATAGCAGAGACAGTAGCTCAACTCTTCGACCGTAAACGGTGGTCGGATTATTTTCTGATCATACTGGAACACGACCTGCCTGATGGCAGCATCGAAGAAGTGCTCCCCCGATTAAAACAACTGGCCCCGTCAGCCGAGCTGCTGGTCATCACTTCCCGGACCCGCATCGAAAACATGATTCTCGCCTTTCGTACCGGTGTCGCCGATTATTTTGTCAAACCCATCGATCCGGATCTGTTTCGGTCCTCGATTAAAAGGATCCTGCAGAGTCAAAGTGTTTCCAGCGAACTCCTGCAGACCCAGGCGGAACTCAAAGCGATCGTGGAAACCGCCATCGAGGCGGTCATCACCATCAATCGCAGCGGTCTGATTCAATCGTTCAACCCGGCTGCAGAAAAAATGTTTGGCTACCAGGCACATGAAATCATCAACCAGAACGTCAGCGTGCTCACTCCCGATGCCATCCGGGCTGTGCATGACCGGTATCTCACCCGTTACCTGGAAACAGGACAGGCCTCGATCATTGGTTCGCGTCGGGAACTGATGGCGCGACGACGTGACGGCAGCCTGTTTCCCATCGAGATCTCCGTTACAGACCTGCCCCAGTTCGGCCTCTTCGCCGGGATCATTGGGGATATCAGTGAACGGAAACAGGCGGAACAGAAACAGGCCGATCTAACCCGAGCCGTCGCCGTCGCAGCCCAGCAGGAACGACGACAACTGGCAGACATCCTCCATGACCACCTCCAGCAGGTTCTCGTAGGAGTCCGCATCCACCTGGATATCGCGAAAAATGACACTACTGATGAATTCATCCGCCAGACTTTAACCCGCGCCGATGAACTGCTCAACCAGGGAATTGAAATCACACGTTCCCTGACCGCGGAACTCAACCCGGTCGTTCTGCACGAAGAAGGCCTGGTCACTGCACTGGAATGGCTGTCACACAACATGCAGGAACGCTACAACCTGAACGTCATACTCGACCTCGACCGCCAGGCGGAACCACAACAAGATACAATCAAAGTCGCCTTATATGAATGCATTCGCGAACTGCTGTTTAACGTCGTCAAGCATTCTGAAACCACCGAAGCACGTGTCTGCATGAGCCTGCTGCCTGAGAACAAAATTGAGATTGTCGTCTCCGATCAGGGAGTAGGCTTCGATACAGAACAGCTCGATCACCAGATTTCCGATGCCAGCGGCATTGGCCTGAGCAATATTGAATTCCGGCTCTCACTCATCAACGGAAAATTCCGTCTCGAGTCCACACGAGGACAGGGAACCGTTGCCCGGATTATCGCCTCGCTGACCCCGATTGAAAACGCAGCCCTGTCGGGAGAATCCTGA
- a CDS encoding carbon storage regulator yields MLVLTRKKNEEICINDDIVLTVLRIQGGKVRIGIKCPEKIPIRRSEVQVEMLGEVECLLEEHLVTAEHLVV; encoded by the coding sequence ATGCTTGTCTTAACACGCAAAAAAAATGAAGAGATTTGTATCAATGATGATATCGTGTTGACTGTGCTGCGGATTCAAGGAGGGAAAGTCAGGATCGGGATTAAATGCCCTGAGAAAATTCCAATTCGCCGCAGTGAAGTGCAGGTGGAAATGCTGGGTGAAGTTGAATGTCTGTTAGAAGAGCACCTGGTAACGGCTGAGCACCTGGTTGTCTGA
- a CDS encoding Hsp20/alpha crystallin family protein, whose translation MATSPELKGTAMRADQSVPELSKFPGRAPFGNLRSELENLLKLMSGERGDATAGFNAALDISETEDAVEVRMDVPGIEPDEIEVEVAGERLRITGERKAEKEETGKTWHRVERSVGSFARSIQLPCEVESEHIEAHCDQGVLTIMLPKSQFNKPRKIQVKPKS comes from the coding sequence ATGGCGACTTCACCGGAATTAAAAGGGACAGCGATGCGGGCGGATCAGTCGGTTCCAGAGTTGAGCAAATTCCCGGGCAGGGCTCCTTTCGGGAACCTGAGAAGCGAGCTGGAGAATCTGCTGAAATTGATGTCCGGCGAGAGAGGAGATGCTACTGCTGGTTTTAATGCCGCCCTGGACATTTCGGAAACGGAAGATGCTGTCGAAGTTCGCATGGACGTGCCGGGTATCGAGCCTGATGAAATCGAAGTGGAAGTCGCTGGAGAGCGGTTAAGAATTACAGGCGAGCGGAAAGCGGAGAAAGAAGAAACAGGCAAGACCTGGCATCGGGTGGAACGTTCTGTCGGCAGTTTTGCACGATCGATTCAGCTACCCTGTGAAGTCGAAAGCGAGCATATAGAAGCACACTGTGATCAGGGCGTGTTAACGATCATGTTGCCTAAATCACAATTTAATAAGCCACGTAAAATTCAGGTGAAACCCAAATCCTGA
- a CDS encoding BON domain-containing protein encodes MKLQGDIKSELFSHSDHQLVAQVKRVLQSSGYAPLAKVRVFAEEGKVCLEGEVPTYFMKQLAQTRVLPIEGVRRLTNELSVDRQYHHFI; translated from the coding sequence GTGAAACTGCAGGGAGATATAAAATCAGAATTGTTTTCCCATTCGGATCATCAACTCGTAGCACAGGTGAAACGTGTTCTGCAGTCTTCGGGCTATGCTCCCCTGGCTAAAGTCAGGGTGTTCGCTGAGGAAGGGAAAGTCTGTCTCGAAGGAGAAGTCCCGACCTATTTCATGAAACAACTGGCCCAGACACGTGTACTGCCAATTGAGGGCGTCAGACGACTGACGAATGAACTCAGTGTGGACCGCCAGTACCACCATTTTATCTGA
- a CDS encoding rhodanese-like domain-containing protein has protein sequence MQAMTTIGRNDLQQLLASCPRLLLLDVLPQDSYRDYHLRGAINAPFDHRFDSEVSALCPDKSQTIVIYGMNFECPIASQALQRLGELGYENLFHYEPGKVDWKAALLPVEQGPAMHDSLEIEQADKELRFLFLLSLPQAPLFELLQL, from the coding sequence ATGCAGGCCATGACCACGATTGGTAGAAATGATCTTCAGCAACTATTGGCATCTTGCCCCCGCTTGCTGCTTCTGGATGTACTACCCCAGGATTCTTACCGGGATTATCACCTCAGGGGAGCCATCAATGCACCGTTCGACCATCGTTTTGACAGTGAAGTATCTGCACTTTGCCCGGACAAATCACAAACCATCGTCATTTATGGAATGAACTTTGAATGTCCGATCGCCAGCCAGGCTCTGCAACGACTCGGCGAACTGGGATATGAAAACCTCTTCCATTATGAACCCGGGAAAGTCGACTGGAAAGCGGCTCTGCTACCTGTCGAACAGGGGCCTGCCATGCACGATTCACTGGAAATTGAACAGGCCGATAAAGAGCTGCGATTCCTGTTTCTGCTCTCTCTGCCCCAGGCTCCCCTCTTTGAGCTTCTACAGCTCTGA
- a CDS encoding response regulator transcription factor, with the protein MENTTQSKTRIMIVDDHPIVREGYSRLIEREVNLQVCAEADSKSVALNQIMNDPPDLVIVDISLKDGSGLELIKDIKAQFKQIKMLAVSMHDENLFAERCIRAGALGFVNKQQAPEQLVTAIHRVLSGKVFLSSEITERMICRSIGSENYSEESPIETLSDRELEVFEQIGLGETTRQIAEKLNLSPKTVETYRENIKHKLNLDNATELIRNAIQWVLEKK; encoded by the coding sequence ATGGAAAATACGACTCAGTCAAAAACCCGGATCATGATTGTGGATGATCATCCGATTGTCAGGGAGGGCTACTCCCGCTTGATCGAACGTGAAGTTAATCTGCAGGTCTGTGCTGAGGCTGACAGTAAATCCGTCGCCCTGAATCAGATTATGAATGATCCACCCGATCTGGTGATCGTCGATATTTCCCTGAAAGATGGCAGCGGGCTGGAGCTCATCAAAGACATCAAGGCTCAGTTCAAGCAAATCAAAATGCTCGCCGTCTCCATGCATGACGAAAACCTGTTTGCCGAACGCTGTATCCGAGCCGGTGCCCTGGGCTTTGTCAATAAGCAGCAGGCGCCCGAACAACTGGTCACCGCCATCCACCGGGTTCTCTCGGGAAAAGTCTTTCTCAGTTCCGAAATTACGGAACGCATGATCTGCCGTTCCATCGGATCAGAGAATTACAGCGAAGAGTCTCCCATAGAAACGCTATCAGATCGCGAACTGGAAGTGTTCGAACAGATCGGCCTGGGAGAAACGACACGCCAGATCGCCGAAAAACTGAACCTGAGCCCCAAAACCGTCGAAACCTATCGGGAAAATATCAAACACAAGCTGAATCTCGATAATGCTACGGAATTGATCCGCAATGCGATTCAATGGGTTCTGGAAAAGAAATAG
- a CDS encoding aminotransferase class V-fold PLP-dependent enzyme gives MSVYQELGVEPIINACGSVTRLGGAPMPAEVLKAFHQGAQEWVPLEQLQAAASKKIAAQTGTEAGLVTSGAAGALTLGTAAILAGHDLRRIEQLPHCDEFPHEFIIAREQRSGYDHAIRAAGARLVEVGFNEIVSNAGVRRTEAWEYAAAITERTAGIVYVHAADSAPGLSEVVQVAHEHGLPVIVDAAGELPPRENLREIAATGADLVAFSGGKAIRGPQSTGLLCGKRDPISSAALQMLDMDDHYELWSPAEGLIDGSQLKGLPRHGIGRALKVSKEEIIAVLTALDLFASGAYDAQNLEYRSWLEKVAEEVEIADVRASCYLVIPENPQRWPILEIQVEDSDAFEVCRKLREGKPPIYVGHARLHEGILTINPLCLQAEQVSVLARRLCEELT, from the coding sequence ATGAGTGTCTACCAGGAACTGGGAGTGGAACCGATCATCAATGCCTGTGGCAGTGTGACCCGACTGGGGGGCGCGCCAATGCCCGCAGAGGTGCTTAAGGCGTTTCACCAGGGGGCACAAGAGTGGGTGCCGTTGGAACAGCTACAGGCCGCTGCGTCTAAAAAGATTGCCGCCCAGACCGGAACCGAAGCGGGACTGGTGACCTCCGGTGCCGCGGGCGCTTTGACGCTGGGGACCGCGGCGATTCTGGCAGGGCACGATCTCAGGCGGATAGAACAGCTGCCTCACTGTGATGAATTTCCTCATGAATTCATCATCGCACGGGAACAGCGCAGTGGCTACGATCATGCGATTCGGGCGGCAGGAGCCCGGCTGGTCGAGGTTGGTTTCAATGAGATCGTTTCGAATGCGGGAGTCCGGCGGACAGAGGCCTGGGAATATGCAGCGGCGATTACAGAGCGGACTGCGGGCATCGTCTATGTGCATGCAGCGGACTCTGCGCCGGGGTTGAGTGAAGTGGTCCAGGTGGCGCACGAACATGGATTGCCCGTAATCGTTGATGCCGCCGGGGAACTGCCGCCGCGAGAGAATCTGCGGGAGATCGCGGCGACCGGAGCCGACCTTGTCGCCTTCAGTGGGGGAAAGGCGATTCGCGGACCACAGTCCACTGGGCTATTGTGTGGTAAACGCGACCCGATCTCTTCTGCGGCTCTACAGATGCTGGACATGGACGATCATTATGAACTCTGGTCGCCGGCGGAAGGGCTGATTGATGGCTCCCAACTGAAAGGTCTGCCACGGCATGGGATTGGCAGAGCGCTCAAGGTCTCTAAGGAAGAGATTATCGCAGTCCTGACGGCCCTCGATCTATTTGCCTCCGGGGCGTACGACGCGCAGAACCTGGAATATCGCAGCTGGTTAGAAAAAGTGGCAGAGGAAGTAGAGATAGCCGATGTTCGTGCTTCGTGTTACCTGGTGATTCCGGAAAACCCACAGCGCTGGCCGATCCTGGAAATTCAGGTGGAGGACAGTGATGCCTTTGAGGTCTGCCGCAAGTTACGCGAAGGAAAGCCGCCGATTTACGTCGGACACGCGCGTCTGCACGAAGGAATTCTGACGATCAATCCGTTGTGCCTGCAGGCTGAGCAGGTCAGCGTTCTGGCCCGGAGACTGTGCGAAGAACTGACATAA